The Malus domestica chromosome 10, GDT2T_hap1 nucleotide sequence CCAGTAAGTTTTTTCTTTCATTCCTTCAGAGGGTTTCCTGTTTGATTAGTAGCATTCAGTCTTCTTATCTCTCCTCCACTCACTTGCGCTCTAACTATTCAACCTGCAGAAGGAAGATTTGGGAGAGTGAATCGCGCCGGCATTGCTCACTATAACAAGTTCATCGACGAGCTTCTGCTTAGAGGTCTTCTTTGTTACTATTGTTTATGTGCTCATCCTATTCATCGTTGCTGAAAAAATATGACATATTTTCTTTGGCAACATTCTCCATGTCATGTTCTAGGAATCCAGCCGTATGTGACGTTGACTCACTACGACATTCCACAGGAACTCGAAGACAGATATGGAGCTTGGCTAAGTCCCCAAGTGCAGTATGTAGCAACATTCCCATCTGTCTGAAAAAAGTCACCAGTAAGTGATAACTATAAGGCTTGCAACTTTAATTTTGCAGGGCGGATTTCAAACATTACGCAAATACATGTTTCAAATTCTTTGGAGACCGGGTGAAGTACTGGGCGACATTCAATGAGCCCAATGTAGCAGTTCCAAATGGTTACAGGTTAGGGACATACCCGCCAGCTCGCTGCTCTATCCCATTTGGGAATTGTACTAGTGGGGATTCAGAGAGGGAGCCTTTCATTGCAGCTCATAATATCATCCTATCCCATGCAGCTGCTGTGAATGTATACAGAACCAAATATCAGGTAATTAACAAGAGTATGTATTTTGCCGATTTTCCGCACAAACTTGCATGAAACCCTCAAACTTTTATTTTGATGGATTTCCCTCTAAATTATTATACAGAGTCAATTTTCCCCTGGTCATGTTTcctcacatttcatcatctaGTTTTTCGTTTAAAATGTCACATTTCAACAAGAGAACAGTAACAAATAACATTATTAAGAACAGATAAAATAACATTTAATGACTGTTATGTGacttttttggatgaaaaattgtATGAAATGTGGGTAAATATGACAATATAGAGGAAATTAACTGACCATTTACAATCGGTCATGGGAAAATTAGCCAAAATAAAAGTTTAGAAGACAAataggtaataatatggtacaAGTTCATGGATAAAATGGCAATTCGTGTAAACAATCAGTTCGATCCGCATCTTTCTAATGCATGTCCTTAACGCTCAGAAAATACAAGGAGGTAGCATTGGAATTGTCATGAATGCTCCATGGTTTGAACCCATCAGCAACTCCTTAGAAGACAAATTAGCAGCTGAGAGGGCTATATCTTTCTACATGAACTGGTAAGAAGTTCCTTGCTTTTATACATCCAGGTCaagaccatttgattttcttgctACACGGCACACAACTAAAACGGTTCAACAATGTAGGTTCTTAGACCCGATTGTACTCGGGAGATATCCTGCAGAAATGCAAGAGCTTCTAGGAGCTGATTTGCCAGCATTTTCAAAATCTGATGTGGAGATGCTGAAGAAGACTGGATTAGACTTCATTGGCCTCAATCATTATACCAGTTGTTACTCAAAAGACTGTATGTTTTCGGTATGTGAATCAGGAACAGGAGCTTCAAGGACAGAGGGTTACGCTTTGAGAACTTTCGAAAAAGATGGAGTCTTCATTGGAGAACCAGTATGTAACTTACCTAAGATTTTTTATTACCTAATCAGTTTAGTCCTGACAACTGATACTGTTTATGAGAAATACCCGATGAATGAAAGTATAGAAAAAAATCTCACTTATAGTGCAATTACACTTGGGTCCAAgagttctttttctttcttcagaACGGTGTTTAAAGCATTTTTTGTTATTATGAACCAAAGTTTGAGTAGTTTATTTGTGAACAAGCCATTTCTTTTTTATGTAGACTACGATTGATTGGCTATATGTCTATCCTCAAGGAATGGAGAAGATCGTAACGTACGTAAAAGAAAGATACAATAACACACCAATGTTCATCACAGAAAATGGTAAGGTGCAAACTAAAAGTAACTTCCCCAAACCTAATTTTATATCTGAAAATTAAAGACTCTTATATAATTGGAGTGGATCTTTTAGGGTTTGGTGAGATAGAGAATTCAAATTCAAGTAGTGCAGAATTACTGCACGATGTCAAGAGATTGGAGTACATGGGATCCTATTTACAGGCACTTGCAAAAGCAATGAGGTAAATCCTATTTCTTGGATTTTAAGTAATCTCAGCTATCAACGTTACCATATCCGCATTCTCTTCCCTTTGAATGCATATATGTTAGAGATATTCTTGCATATTATGGGTGTATATGTCGttccttttaaattaaaaactaaatcaCATAATCATCAGCATGAGATATGATGTAAGTGCGACTTTCAAAATGAATCTCGTATATACCCATTGTATAGAAGCATTTTCTCTATATATGCATATGCTACCAGTGTGATTTTAGGGGAATATCAAATCTTTATTTCAGAACCAAACTCTAACATATGCAAACAGATTCCAATGTGATGAAAGGCTTTCTTTTTTTTGCCTCGTGATGAAAGTCTAATTgaacatttgaaaatgtggtcAGAAAAGGAGCAGATGTGAGAGGTTACTTGGTGTGGTCGTTGCTGGACAATTTCGAGTGGACGAGTGGATATACTATTCGGTTTGGACTTTACCGTGTTGATTATACCACTCTCAAGAGAACTCAAAGACTATCAGCGGCTTGGTACAAACAATTCATTTCGAATCATACGGTGCAGGCTTCAAGTACCTCATCATGATATAGAACTATGCAGAATTAATGTACACGGCTGTTATCATGACAAGAAATTCGCACAAAGTTGTGCTTTTGAGTTAGTCTTATTGAGTTGAATTATAACAGTTTGACCAATTAATCGCCCATAAATATCGGTTGAGTTCATGTTAAACCGTAGATTACCAACTAAAACTAAGACATTTTAGTAATATTATAAACAATTAAAGTAAAATCtaggaaattttaacgaaaagcatccggtactgtttactttaaccaaaaaccacatttttacactaaaaagtcaatcctggtactattcactttaccctttattttgtccttatcattaaaactcaaagttttcaagcccttttcattaattttccttaaaatcTATTCATTTTGGTTGAGTTCATGTTAAACCGTAGATTACCAACTAAAACTAAGACATTTTAGTAATATTATAAACAATTAAAGTAAAATCTATTCATTTTGTAGTAAATTTAttggattttgaaaaaaaaaattccaatatGATTTGGATTGTTACATTAACTTTCAAACGCAGCTTATTAAGTGTGATATTATTTATCAAGATAACAACTTTATGTAGAGCACTCAAGAGCAGCTTTCTTTAGTAGAGAATCTATGGACTGTCAAATTTTAATTAACGAatgtttgttgatggctttTACCTTTTGACGCAAGATGTCAGGTTTCAAATTGCGTGAGAACGTTAGGTATTCAAATTGCCATTCTCAAGCAGACCATATTTTGTTGTTGCTACTGTACACCGAATTGATGTGTACGTGCATGTGATTGCGATGATTCTATACAGCTTTATGAATAATAGCCacaatttagctaatatttttagaaaaaggtGAACTAAATTTTACACATTATGGGTTTGATGTGATTTTTAATTGGGCCTTCTAATTTCTCACGTTACATTGCATCATAAAGTTTTGAATTTACATCAATTTATACTTTTTATCTCTTTGAAATTTGAACGTCTAATCCTTCATAAatgatgagtttttttttttgcttttttttttgtcaatgtaATGCAAATTTAGCTTATACGTTAGCTTATATAAGGGTCTCACACGCACTATGTCatcaatttaatgaagaattaaaCAATCAATCCGACTAAAAGTATACATTGATACAATTTCAATACCATATGGTACAAAATGGAAAAAATGGTAATTTCATGGCCCACTTGATAATCAACCAAAATATGAAGAGTGTGAATTGTAGTAAGCCATTTCATAAATGTTAGTCGTATAAAAACTTTTTCAAGGCTATATTTTAACTACTTATATGTAGAAAGcataatttgaatttaaatacaAAAGAGCAAGCACATTGTCGTTGCCAAGTAGCCAAACTCAAACCTACGTATGTAGTTTGTGTTGAcaaaaaaatcaaaggaaataaaaaaaatctcactTGGTTTCAGAAGTAAGCTAATTTGATCACATGTTATCCCCTTTATTGTTGCATTTTTTCTTTGATACAGTCATGCATGCACTTAGTGCAAGACACTTTATCACATCGTCGTCTTAGAAGTGCATTGATGTCTCGAACTAATATATTTCACTCTAATACAACATACTACTCAAAGCACCTACACTCTCCCACTTCAGGCATAAAGACTTGAATCAGGTACACTACCATTTCATCAAGCAAAAATACTACCACTTCATATAGTGTGaaaacttacaaaaattaagaaaaccaCTATTGTTGTACTGTATAAAACGTTCATGACATGAGTTCAATGGCGTGTGAGGAGAGAGATATAGAGGAAGAAGAGGGCAATGCAATGAGCCTGTTACAAGGAAGTATTTTTCATCTCAttagtttattatttttattttcttgcaaAACTTGTTTGATGTCACCAATTTTCAATATTAAAATTGGATCAATCACCGTTTTTTCATTTTAAGAAGaattatttttattgatttatttcgAGAATGAATGACCATTCATCTATActgaaatatgaaattatttattgatttaaaccaaatttcctAATTTTGGGGATACTTTCGTCTTGTTATCTCATGTACGACATATAAAAAACGTCCAAGATATTTAACTCTTTTGAATTATATGATTGGTTGATGAATAGTGATCCACCAAAAGGCTATGAAAATCTCAGTGATGCATGTGACTTTGTGGTACATATGCAGGCCAGGATTCATTTTTCCCTGCTTATCATTGGCGAGACGCTTCCAGATTTTCCGTGTTGCATCTTTCCCTATCGATACCTTGTGTGATTTCCAATGTGATAGAATGAGGATTCTTTTTAGATTATTTTTATGAGGATCTTGAGAATTTTcaaatcgtgttcgttcatcgtatatcgtgtaattagaaattattttaaatatttttatttaaatttaaatataaatagtatttaatgaaaattggtcgcacgatatacaataaatGAACACGATTTGAGAATCTGGAGAAGATCCACCTAGGTGTGATACGATTTCAATCTCTTTCTTGCTCGCTGATTTGATATttcttcctcttgccttgattACTATTAAGCAAAATCAACAGTAATCGAcccggcttctctgccctcccacttttcATACACTTCAATCCCcttctattttgtgcggtcacggttaagccacgtcaacattttatattgattttttttatagaaataataagacaaaaagtaatagtaatataaaatgttgacatggcttaactgtgaccgcacaaataggaggggatgagagtgtatgggaagtgggagggcagagaagccaggTCCTTGGAGACTTGGCAGTTTGCTCACATTGATAATGATAGATAAtagaaaactttaacgaaaagctctcggtattgtttactttaacgaaaaatcacatttttacaatagaaagtcaatcatggtactattcactttaccttttattttgtcaatttcgttaaatctcaaaattttcaaactattttcattagttgtCCTTAGATAATATTTGTAGAGTACAAACACACATTAACACAAACCAGTTCTGCTCTCTTAAAATCCTTATTCTGAGGACTTGTAAGAACCAAATGCATACTAGTaacaaaattatattaatttatatttgaaggcttaaattttttaatgacTTAATAAAGTAAAACATCAAATTGAGTTTTTTAATGATTCAtagattttaagtttgttttgttttgtttttttttttaatcgaaTGGTTTTGCTTTATTAatttgtcaaatattttaagcATTTAGATCTAAATTAATATAATCTTATCGTTAATATGCATTTGATTCTCACATGTTCTCAGAATGAGGACCTTAAGAGAGCAGGATTCTAACACAAGCACCTATAAATAATTCATCATATCATTAAACATACAATCGATTCCATTTGATGAGATAAAGTTTTGTTGTTGTGTTATCATGTATTAGACCAATCAAATTGTGCCAACAAAGTGGTGAGACACCACTCAACAAGCCATGATAATGGTATTTTCAAGTGTTCGCATTGAGTACGTGTTTGTATTATAGCCGCATCATGCATTCATATACCATGGCAGCCACAAATTTAGCTTCAAAAGGTCGTGAGTCAGTACTTTTTCTGGGAAAGCATTGTTTTgaaaggaaagggatcctctccgatCCCTTCCACCAAGTCCACCCatccggaccattgaaatttgatttaacggctaaaattattataacttttaatgaGACCCCTTATTTGTAgctgttgaatcaaatttcaatgacctGAATTGGTGGAAGGGATCTGGAGATCCCTTTCCGTTTTGAAATTACTCATTATTGTACTCGAATGTTGGGCTATAAATTAGTATCATTGTTAAGGAAAATTTGTTACCACTCCATGCTGTCCTTGTGGTTTAGTTACCTAGACATTTTAACCATTTTGTGAATCATATGATTGGTTGATGAATGGTGAATCCATCAAAATGATGCTGATATATCTTTGATGTAAACTTTTTCTTGCATGTAGGCCAGGATTAATTCTCCTTCTTATGATTGAGGATGCTTCCAGATTTCTTTTTCTCATATTTCGGATTTTCCTCGCTCGTTCATGTCACATCTCTTCCTTTTACTTGTTTTCCAAAGACTTGTAACATACCAACCGGCCGGTCCATTGCTGATGTTTCTGAGCAAATCCAACGGTAACGCAGGCTCCATGCCTATCGTAGATCTTCCATCATAATGTCAGTATTTCTTTTTAAGGAGGCCTCTTGAGTAATAACTATATATATCTACATATACCATTTCATTCATTCATACTTTGAAACTTGTAATGGAGCATTTTTCAGTACTTCATGTTTTCCTTATTGTTGATATATGCTTTGCAATTCCAATGGTATCTTGCAATGAcatattttttaaaggaaaCTCAGCTTCATCCCCTTTCCCAAGTAACTTCCTCTTTGGAACTGCATCCTCTTCTTATCAGGTATCACATCTAGACATATAAAAATACTTGGGCAACTCGTTACATGTAAGAAGTTTTTCCTCCTTATACAAACAAACCACAATTTGACACATGCgtataaacatttatttttttattctttttataaATCCCTTCGATATACATGTCAGTTTGTGACATGCAGTTAGAaaatttcttctctcttttaaCTGTAAGGAGAATGTTCCACACAAACCACACACTCACAAACTCATCAGAATCAGTTATCTtcgttttcttttattattaatgTCATCTCCTTTGTATTTTCCTAGTTTGAGGGAGCTTATCTGAATGATGGAAAAAGCCTAAGCAACTGGGATGTTTTCACTCATAAGCCTGGTTAGTTTAATGCTTAGGTTTCACTCCTTTGatgtatttttttcttcttgtcatcaaaatccaacggtggagttatatattttgcttgccaCAGGTCATATTTCAGATGGAACTAATGGAGATATCGCTGGTGACCAGTATCATCTTTATCTGGTAAGCTCTTGAACTAACCTTATCGAGTTAGACTCCAAACATATATTGAACATTctagaaataaaaaagaattttgaataaatttttatgagttatttacttttttttctctctaaagtttTGTCTAAAcagataaaaattaattttgaatctttAGCACAATACTATATTCCGAAaatatattttgtgtttttttttttttgttaaatttagaaTTGTGGGGTCGACTTCTAAATTCTGCTTCAACCAAGTTCAGGCAAAATTAATCTAAGTTTGACTTGCACCcatattcttttaattttgCACTAGGTGCTCCCATATAAGGAGACATGCCAAATTTCCTTCTCTGTATACGTGAATGGTTTTAAGTGTGGGACATACTCTGTTGAATCCTTCCAATTTTGGATATAGAGAGCTGATTGTGAGTCTAGATCACCTCCTCAAATTATCATGATGGAATGATGGATTATGATCACttagcccaaaaaaaaaacaaagttatgAGATCGTAAACCCCATTCTGGCCAGTTGGTACTGTGCTTTGTAGATTGTATTCCAATTAGAATTGTGTGCTTAACATTACGTTTTATCTGTAAATTACAGTTTGACACAATATGCAAATGTAACTACAAAGTTCAGAAAAAAATTGTACACATATAAATGTCACATGACATTATGACACAGTATGCAAATGACTCTTTACATGTAATGAGGAGCCAAATATTTTCTTCCAATAATACATAGGTATTTTCTTATGGGAATAATTACTAAACTCATAGATCCCATCTGAACAATTGGTGTGCAAGTTGAAACCCTTATAAAAATCTAGTTAAAAACctaatgtttttaatttttatggctAAATTAAAATTAGATAGAACATTGATGATCTTGCTTTGACATTGATATGGAAAAACAGGAAGATTTGGATCTCATGAATTACATTGGAGTCAATACTTACCGGTTTTCCATATCATGGGCAAGAGTTTTACCTAGTAAgtctttttcattctttttcagAAATTTCTACTCACTTATATTATAGAATCCAATCATCTAATCTCTACTCACATATATTATAACTTTGAACCAGAAGGAAGATTTGGGAAAGTGAATCGAGCTGGCATCAATCACTATAACAAGTTAATCGACGCTCTTTTGCGTAGAGGTTTCTTTGTTACCGTTGTTTATGTGCTCATCCAATTCATTGTTGCTAAAAAAATATGACACATTTTCTTTGGCAACATTCTCCATATTAGGAATCCAGCCGTTCGTGACGTTGACTCACTACGACATTCCACAGGAACTCGAAGACAGATATGGAGCTTGGCTAAGTTCCCAAGTGCAGTATGTAGCAACATTCCCATCTGTCTGAAAAATTAATCAATAAGTGATAACTATAAGGAttgcaattttaattttcaggaAGGATTTCCTATATTATGCAAATACATGTTTCAAATTCTTTGGAGACCGAGTGAAGTACTGGGTGACATTCAATGAGCCGAATGTAGCAGTTATTCGAGGCTATAGGTCGGGAATGTACCCGCCCGCTCGCTGCTCTAGTCCATTTGGGAATTGTACTAGTGGGGATTCAGAGAGAGAGCCTTTCATTGCAGCTCATAACATCATTCTATCCCATGCAGCTGCTGTCCATCTATACAGAACCAAATATCATGTTAGTAACAAAGATGTGTCAAATTCATTCGCGAGAGCAATTAATTCGATGTGGTTCTAATGCATGTCTTTTGATGCTCAGAAAAAACAAGGAGGTAGCATTGGAATTGTTATGAATGCCGTATGGTATGAACCGATCAGCAGCTCCTTAGAAGACAGATTAGCAGCTGAGAGGGCTATATCTTTCTATATGAACTGGTAAGTAAGACCATATGCAGTAGGCTGTTCTCATATTTCTCTGGTCACACTACAACTAAGATGTTTAAAATGCAGGTTCTTAGACCCAATTTTACAAGGGAAATATCCTGCAGAAATGCGTGAGCTTCTAGGATCTGATTTGCCAGCATTTTCGAAATCTGATGTGGAGATGCTGAAGATGAATGGATTGGACTTCATTGGCATCAATCACTATACGAGCTTTTACTCAAAAGACTGTATGTTCTCTGCATGTGAACCAGGACCAGGGGCTTCAAGGACGGAGGGTTTCGCGTTGCGAACTGCACAGAAAGACGGAGTCTTCATTGGAGAACCAGTACGCAAACACATCTCATGATCATCACCACAACGATTAATTTCTTGTAGCAATTTACctactttatttttatttacggATGTAGACTTCGGTTGACCGGCTGTATGTCTACCCTCAAGGAATGGAAAAGATGGTCACGTACGTAAAAGACAGATACAATAATACACCTATCTTCATCACAGAAAACGGTGAGGTCCAAATTCAGATCTTTGATTAAAACATgaacccaccccacccccaccaccccccccctccccccccccggGAACCCCAATTATTTGATCTGATAAAGATTCTTTTATAATTATTAGAATTGATCTTGTAGGGTTTGGTGAGGTGGAGAATCCGAATTCCAGCAATGAAGAATTACTGAATGATGTCAAGAGAGTGGAGTACCTGAGATCCTACTTACATGCACTTTCAGAAGGAATTAGGTACACTGAACTGCTTGCGTTTATTTCTTGGATTTTAAGTAATCTCAACTATCGATGTCATCAGAGtaagtccacccctaaaaaaatgcactAGCACCCATCCCATTTAATCCATTCAGTGAACAGTGATAgacccaatgaacagtaattggcCAAATGCATCTTCACCCCTAAAAAATACACTGgcacaaagtttaaaacatgcGCTGGAACGAACGATCTCCACCCTACAAAAAGCTCTGGCACCaaatccatttaaaatattattaattttttaatttcggataggatttttaaccaatcttatcacaccacatgtcattatccgaaagtacTATTTGTGGATAGATGTCCGAtaaaattttcaaccaatcccgacacgCCATGTGTCACTAtctatttacaataatttagccaagatttcaatcagattttcaacaatttttctatattttaaaacaatttttaataatttttattaatttaattaatttggaccgttggatttgcaaaagattcaaatccaacagcccaGATGTGGACATGTGGCCAATGGTCATAATTCTGAccgtttggtttttttttttttcatttttttgggaCGAAAATCATGGACCGTTGATCTTGGATTGGATAGCCCAAAATGCACCACATCAACTAGCCGTTaggttcaaatttcaaaatttttttaccgttggaaatccaacagccCATAACAAGCCATGTGGTCACTCATGGGTAGAAATTAGTGCACTGCAACGGCGGGCCACACCGCCTTTTTTTGTTGTAGACGCGCGCACACTCACTCGTTAGGTGCCAACTTATTAGGCTGGGCTGGAGCAAAAAAATAGGAGGCTGGCCTATTTTGTGTGCTTTGAGCCGGCCTACCCCAACGGGGTGGAGCTGCTCTCAtgcttattttgtttttaagttataCTTACATTTAGAGAGATTCTGGCATGCATATTACGTAGTGATGTATACAACGTTCATCTTGTAATGATCAAAATGTCATAAGTGTGCTTGACTTAATAAGGTATACACTGGCTGTTTACAGTGATTTTCTGTAAGTAATTAACATTGTGATGTTTTGGTGAATCTCAAATCTGAAACACAAACAGTCTATGCAAAACAGTATCAAATCATCAAGTGTGTGAAAAATCTAATaaagcttttttttattttttattttgttgttgttaataTATGGTTAGAAAAGGAGCAGATGTAAGAGGGTACTTGGTGTGGTCGTTGCTGGACAACTTCGAGTGGACGAGTGGCTATACGGTCCGGTTTGGACTTCACCATGTTGATTACGCCACTCTCAAGAGGAATCAAAGACTGTCAGCAGCTTGGTACAAACAATTTGTATCTAATCATACGGTGCAAACACACCTACCCACAAACTGAATCTTGCACCAACATATCTATGTTCATAAggaccctttattttattttgttttattttacatAAACCAGAAAAGGCAATTTCAACATTGCTAATCGGCAACTGCTATCatatttattaataaaaataaataaaaatgtaataTGTCAAGAGGGACATGAAGCCAAACCTTTAATGTTAAAGAAGTCATGAAAATTCTTATTCCATATCGTTGTTGACATGTGTTCCCAAGATCGTCCAGTCATCCATATTAATGTTCGTTTTGCTTTGAGTGATACTAGGGATACCATATTTTGTTGATCACATTTTAATTATCTATGTAATAGAACTAGGGTTCACAATACAAGGAGTCACCTCTATTAGAGTTTACAAAGTGGTGACCCtaacattttcttaatttttataatttgaggtgtttatttaatttttatagaaTATGGCACCCTTGGGGCTTTCTATTTGATTGTGTTGAAAGTTTACCTAGTATAATTCTTTTACATAACGATATTAGTCTTAAAGGTAGGGAAATAAATTGGCTTCAAATTCATTATTCATAAGATTCGAATATAAAATCTTTCGTTATCTACTAGCCCCTTGACACACATCTATGCATGTGTCAATTGGCATTTTTTATGACAAATTATGTGTTCTGTTTTCAAATTAttgtaaatgattttttttctattttaattaaaaatagaaaatgaagTAACAACCCCTCGGTGATTTGTTTTGGAATTACTGTTTTAACCCCAACTagattaattttaatattttaaaattctagTTAAGGGATGGGCAAAACTAAGTAT carries:
- the LOC103446691 gene encoding beta-glucosidase 47 gives rise to the protein MGNFSVLVQAVLTTVQILCFSILKASCNSPISLEGNAASSSFPSDFLFGTASSSYQYEGAYLNDGKALNNWDVFTHEPDRISDGTNGDIAVDQYHLYMEDLDLMNYLGVNSYRFSISWARVLPKGRFGRVNRAGIAHYNKFIDELLLRGIQPYVTLTHYDIPQELEDRYGAWLSPQVQADFKHYANTCFKFFGDRVKYWATFNEPNVAVPNGYRLGTYPPARCSIPFGNCTSGDSEREPFIAAHNIILSHAAAVNVYRTKYQKIQGGSIGIVMNAPWFEPISNSLEDKLAAERAISFYMNWFLDPIVLGRYPAEMQELLGADLPAFSKSDVEMLKKTGLDFIGLNHYTSCYSKDCMFSVCESGTGASRTEGYALRTFEKDGVFIGEPTTIDWLYVYPQGMEKIVTYVKERYNNTPMFITENGFGEIENSNSSSAELLHDVKRLEYMGSYLQALAKAMRKGADVRGYLVWSLLDNFEWTSGYTIRFGLYRVDYTTLKRTQRLSAAWYKQFISNHTVQASSTSS
- the LOC103446690 gene encoding beta-glucosidase 47-like isoform X2 codes for the protein MEHFSVLHVFLIVDICFAIPMVSCNDIFFKGNSASSPFPSNFLFGTASSSYQFEGAYLNDGKSLSNWDVFTHKPGHISDGTNGDIAGDQYHLYLEDLDLMNYIGVNTYRFSISWARVLPRRFGKVNRAGINHYNKLIDALLRRGIQPFVTLTHYDIPQELEDRYGAWLSSQVQKDFLYYANTCFKFFGDRVKYWVTFNEPNVAVIRGYRSGMYPPARCSSPFGNCTSGDSEREPFIAAHNIILSHAAAVHLYRTKYHKKQGGSIGIVMNAVWYEPISSSLEDRLAAERAISFYMNWFLDPILQGKYPAEMRELLGSDLPAFSKSDVEMLKMNGLDFIGINHYTSFYSKDCMFSACEPGPGASRTEGFALRTAQKDGVFIGEPTSVDRLYVYPQGMEKMVTYVKDRYNNTPIFITENGFGEVENPNSSNEELLNDVKRVEYLRSYLHALSEGIRKGADVRGYLVWSLLDNFEWTSGYTVRFGLHHVDYATLKRNQRLSAAWYKQFVSNHTVQTHLPTN
- the LOC103446690 gene encoding beta-glucosidase 47-like isoform X1, which codes for MEHFSVLHVFLIVDICFAIPMVSCNDIFFKGNSASSPFPSNFLFGTASSSYQFEGAYLNDGKSLSNWDVFTHKPGHISDGTNGDIAGDQYHLYLEDLDLMNYIGVNTYRFSISWARVLPKGRFGKVNRAGINHYNKLIDALLRRGIQPFVTLTHYDIPQELEDRYGAWLSSQVQKDFLYYANTCFKFFGDRVKYWVTFNEPNVAVIRGYRSGMYPPARCSSPFGNCTSGDSEREPFIAAHNIILSHAAAVHLYRTKYHKKQGGSIGIVMNAVWYEPISSSLEDRLAAERAISFYMNWFLDPILQGKYPAEMRELLGSDLPAFSKSDVEMLKMNGLDFIGINHYTSFYSKDCMFSACEPGPGASRTEGFALRTAQKDGVFIGEPTSVDRLYVYPQGMEKMVTYVKDRYNNTPIFITENGFGEVENPNSSNEELLNDVKRVEYLRSYLHALSEGIRKGADVRGYLVWSLLDNFEWTSGYTVRFGLHHVDYATLKRNQRLSAAWYKQFVSNHTVQTHLPTN
- the LOC103446690 gene encoding beta-glucosidase 46-like isoform X3 gives rise to the protein MEHFSVLHVFLIVDICFAIPMVSCNDIFFKGNSASSPFPSNFLFGTASSSYQFEGAYLNDGKSLSNWDVFTHKPGHISDGTNGDIAGDQYHLYLEDLDLMNYIGVNTYRFSISWARVLPKGRFGKVNRAGINHYNKLIDALLRRGIQPFVTLTHYDIPQELEDRYGAWLSSQVQKDFLYYANTCFKFFGDRVKYWVTFNEPNVAVIRGYRSGMYPPARCSSPFGNCTSGDSEREPFIAAHNIILSHAAAVHLYRTKYHKKQGGSIGIVMNAVWYEPISSSLEDRLAAERAISFYMNWFLDPILQGKYPAEMRELLGSDLPAFSKSDVEMLKMNGLDFIGINHYTSFYSKDCMFSACEPGPGASRTEGFALRTAQKDGVFIGEPTSVDRLYVYPQGMEKMVTYVKDRYNNTPIFITENGFGEVENPNSSNEELLNDVKRVEYLRSYLHALSEGIRSRCKRVLGVVVAGQLRVDEWLYGPVWTSPC
- the LOC103446690 gene encoding beta-glucosidase 46-like isoform X4, which codes for MEHFSVLHVFLIVDICFAIPMVSCNDIFFKGNSASSPFPSNFLFGTASSSYQFEGAYLNDGKSLSNWDVFTHKPGHISDGTNGDIAGDQYHLYLEDLDLMNYIGVNTYRFSISWARVLPKGRFGKVNRAGINHYNKLIDALLRRGIQPFVTLTHYDIPQELEDRYGAWLSSQVQKDFLYYANTCFKFFGDRVKYWVTFNEPNVAVIRGYRSGMYPPARCSSPFGNCTSGDSEREPFIAAHNIILSHAAAVHLYRTKYHKKQGGSIGIVMNAVWYEPISSSLEDRLAAERAISFYMNWFLDPILQGKYPAEMRELLGSDLPAFSKSDVEMLKMNGLDFIGINHYTSFYSKDCMFSACEPGPGASRTEGFALRTAQKDGVFIGEPTSVDRLYVYPQGMEKMVTYVKDRYNNTPIFITENGFGEVENPNSSNEELLNDVKRVEYLRSYLHALSEGIRCKRVLGVVVAGQLRVDEWLYGPVWTSPC